The nucleotide window GCGCAGCCGTGATGAAACGCGTCTTTTTGTCCGCCAGCATGGCCACCGCGTCGCCCAGTTTGTTGATGCGTCCGAAAAGGGTCGGGCAGTCGCAGATGGCCTCGACGACGGAAAATCCCCTGTGATTCAGGGCTTTTTCAAATTGACTGACCATCATGGTCGCGTTGGCGATGGTCGAGCGCGCCACATAGGTTGCGCCGGATGTCGCGGCAAGGGAGCAGATATCGAAATTGGGCTCGATATTTCCATACACGGACGTTTTGGTTCTGGCGTTCACAGGGGTGGTCGGCGAATATTGTCCGCCGGTCATTCCATAGTTGGCGTTGTTGAAAACGACGGTGGTGATGTCAATGTTTCTCCGGCAGGCATGAATGAAATGATTGCCCCCAATCGACGTGCAGTCTCCGTCTCCCGTCAGGACAATGACCTTCAGTTCCGGGTTGTGCATTTTAACTCCGGTGGCGTAGGCCAGCGCCCGGCCGTGGTTGGTGTGCATGCCGCAGAAATTCATGTAGCCGTTGGCGCGGCTGGAGCATCCGATTCCGGCGACCAGAACGATTTTGTCCTGCTCAAGCCCCGTTTTATCGATCGCGTGAAGCAGGGCGTTGACGACCGTCCCGTTGCCGCACCCGGGACACCAGATATGAGGCAGTTTATCCTGACGCAGATATTTGTCGAAAATATGTTCTTTTCTTTCAGTACGCTCAGTCATTTGTCTGAAGCTCCCTGATCGTCGTCAAAATCTTTTGCGCGGAGATGATTTTTCCGTTATTCTGCGTCACGCGCCTTACATTCGTCCCGCCGGCGGACTCTCTCACCATGTGAAAAAGTTGTCCTTCGTTCATTTCGCATGTGACGATGGTTCTGACCTGCCCGGCCAGTTCGGCAAGGCGACGTTCCGGGAACGGCCAAAGCGTTATGGGGCGCAGCAAACCAACCCTGATGCCCTCGTTTCTGGCCTGGTCGATGGCGGCTTTGGCGGAGCGGGACACCATGCCGACGGCGGAGAGAAGGATTTCGGCATCCTCGGTTCTGTACTCTTCGTATTTCTCGATATCGCCGCGGTTGTTTTCAACTTTGGAGAGCAGCCTCCTGATTTGAAGTCCAATCTGTTCCGGTTCATTCGTAACCGGAAAACCCGTTTCATCGTGAATGATGCCGCTCACATACCATTTGTAACCGTCACCGAATTTTGCCATGGGAGGAACTCCCGTTCCGTCGTCCTGATAGGGCTTATAATCGTTTTTCGCGCAGGTGGGAGTCTTTCTGTTGACGATTTCGTACTCCTTCGCCTCCGGAATGCGAACTCGCTCGCTCATGTGGGCCAGCATCGCGTCTGAAAGGATGTGGACCGGCGTGCGGTATTTTTCGGCGAGGTTGAAAGCCCGTATCGTCTCGACGTAAACCTCTCCCACCGACGCGGGGGCCAGAGCGATCACGGGATGGTCCCCGTGGGTTCCCCATTTCGTCTGCATGAAATCTCCCTGGGCCGGAGCCGTTGCAACGCCCTGGCAGGGTCCCTGACGCATCACGTCGACGATAACGATGGGAACTTCCGCGATAATGGCGAATCCCAGATTTTCCTGCATCAGAGAAATTCCCGGACCGCTGGTCGCCGTCATCGCTTTCGCTCCCGCAAACGAGGCGCCGATCACAGCCGCGATCGAGGCAATCTCGTCCTCCATCTGCATAAACTTTCCATCTTTTTTGGGCAGGAGGGCAGAGGCGATTTCCGCGATTTCGGTCGCCGGCGTAATGGGGTATCCGGCGAAAAAATTCATCCCCGCGACGACAGCGCCGCGCACACAGGCCTCGTTTCCCGTCATAATCGCAAAACGATCTTCCATTTTCCCCTTTATCCTTCCTCGTAGAGGCGAATAGCAAAATCAGGACACTGCAATTCGCACAATCCGCAGCGAATACAATTTTCCCCTGCACCGATCACAGGTTTTCCCTCAGCGTCCCTGGATAAAACCCGTTTAGGGCATATTTCGACACAAACGCCGCAGGCTTTGCACAAACGCCTGTCAATTTCAGGAAAGCTTTTTCCCTTCGTCTCCAAGTTGCGTCCTCCTCGTGAAAAATTTACCCGCCGGAACAGTTCATCAGGTATCAGAGAAATATGACATAAATTATAGTAAGATCTTTATATAATAAAAATACTAATCTTTTATGCGAACTATAATATTTTTTGTATGACTCCTGCAGGGATTGTGGCACACAAAAAGGATCTTCAGAGATCTTCAGGGACCTTTGAGAAAAACCCGCGTCACAGGCCCAGCAAATTTGGAAGCCCCGTGACTAAAGCGGGAATGTAGGTAATCAGAAAGAGAACAATCAAAATAGGGATCAGCATATAACAAAGGTCGCGAAGCATATCGCGCAGGGTGATCTTCGCAATGCCGGCCGCGACAAAGAGACAAACGCCAAGCGGCGGCGTGCACATGCCGATGGTCAGGTTGACGGCGACCACAACGCCGAAATGAATCAGGTCGATATGATACGCCTGCACCAGCGGCAGAAACAGCGGCACAAAGATCGTTATCGCGCTGATCGTGTCGATAAACGTGCCGGCGATCAGGAGAACGACATTCATCAAAAGCAACGCCGCCCACTCCGTGTGCACGATCGTCTGCAACAACGCCGTCACCTGCTGCGGTATCATCTGAATCGTCATAAACCAGATGAAAAGGCTGGCCGTCATCAAAACCGTCAGGATGATTCCGTTCTGAATCGCCGCGTCGACCATGGCGTTCCACATGCTTTTCCAGCTCAGCTCCCGATAGACCAGCCCGCCGACGATAATTGCGTAAGCGACGGCTGCGGAGGCCGATTCGGTAGGCGTGAAAACGCCTGAGACGATACCGCCGATGATGATGATCGGCATGATCAGCGCGAGAATCGCGTCTCCAAAATCCTTTGCCACCTCGCGCCAGGTGCTTTTCCCCGCTTTTCCCACATAGCCCCTCTTTTTACTGATGATGTAGTTGGTGACCATGATCAGAAGACCCATCAGAAGACCGGGGACCACTCCGCCCATAAAGAGCTTCGCGATTGAGCAGCTGACCATGACGCCATACACCACAAGAGGAATGCTGGGCGGGATGATCGGGCCTATGGAGCCGGATACGGAGACGAGCGAAGCCGCATATGCCCTTGAATAGTTCTGACTGACCAGTTCGCTCATCAAAATTCCTCCGATGGCTGCAGTCGCGGCAATCGCGGAGCCGGTGACCGCCGCGAAGATCATGGACGCAAGCACGACGACCATGCCAAGTCCGCCAGGCATGTGTCCCACCAGCGTCTGGGCGAAGTTCGTGATTCTGCGGGATATTCCCCCCGCCGCCATCAGGTTGCCGGCCAGCATGAAAAGAGGAATCGCGATAAACGTGATGTTATCGATGCCGGTAAACATCCGCTGTACAATAATCTCCATCGGGATGGTGGCGCCCAAAAGCCCCAGCAGCGTCGTGAAGCCCAGCGAAAAAGCG belongs to Synergistaceae bacterium and includes:
- a CDS encoding 2-oxoacid:ferredoxin oxidoreductase subunit beta, with product MTERTERKEHIFDKYLRQDKLPHIWCPGCGNGTVVNALLHAIDKTGLEQDKIVLVAGIGCSSRANGYMNFCGMHTNHGRALAYATGVKMHNPELKVIVLTGDGDCTSIGGNHFIHACRRNIDITTVVFNNANYGMTGGQYSPTTPVNARTKTSVYGNIEPNFDICSLAATSGATYVARSTIANATMMVSQFEKALNHRGFSVVEAICDCPTLFGRINKLGDAVAMLADKKTRFITAAQAKNMTPDELSGKIITGEFVNRTNLPEYTEQYDVLIKNAKEEE
- a CDS encoding 2-oxoacid:acceptor oxidoreductase subunit alpha, whose translation is MEDRFAIMTGNEACVRGAVVAGMNFFAGYPITPATEIAEIASALLPKKDGKFMQMEDEIASIAAVIGASFAGAKAMTATSGPGISLMQENLGFAIIAEVPIVIVDVMRQGPCQGVATAPAQGDFMQTKWGTHGDHPVIALAPASVGEVYVETIRAFNLAEKYRTPVHILSDAMLAHMSERVRIPEAKEYEIVNRKTPTCAKNDYKPYQDDGTGVPPMAKFGDGYKWYVSGIIHDETGFPVTNEPEQIGLQIRRLLSKVENNRGDIEKYEEYRTEDAEILLSAVGMVSRSAKAAIDQARNEGIRVGLLRPITLWPFPERRLAELAGQVRTIVTCEMNEGQLFHMVRESAGGTNVRRVTQNNGKIISAQKILTTIRELQTND
- a CDS encoding 4Fe-4S binding protein, producing the protein METKGKSFPEIDRRLCKACGVCVEICPKRVLSRDAEGKPVIGAGENCIRCGLCELQCPDFAIRLYEEG
- a CDS encoding TRAP transporter large permease, whose translation is MIWVFVLFGIFLIGTPIAFSLGFTTLLGLLGATIPMEIIVQRMFTGIDNITFIAIPLFMLAGNLMAAGGISRRITNFAQTLVGHMPGGLGMVVVLASMIFAAVTGSAIAATAAIGGILMSELVSQNYSRAYAASLVSVSGSIGPIIPPSIPLVVYGVMVSCSIAKLFMGGVVPGLLMGLLIMVTNYIISKKRGYVGKAGKSTWREVAKDFGDAILALIMPIIIIGGIVSGVFTPTESASAAVAYAIIVGGLVYRELSWKSMWNAMVDAAIQNGIILTVLMTASLFIWFMTIQMIPQQVTALLQTIVHTEWAALLLMNVVLLIAGTFIDTISAITIFVPLFLPLVQAYHIDLIHFGVVVAVNLTIGMCTPPLGVCLFVAAGIAKITLRDMLRDLCYMLIPILIVLFLITYIPALVTGLPNLLGL